A region of Lepus europaeus isolate LE1 chromosome 2, mLepTim1.pri, whole genome shotgun sequence DNA encodes the following proteins:
- the SMIM11 gene encoding small integral membrane protein 11 — MNWKVLEHVPLLLYILAAKTLILCLAFAGVKVYQRKRLEAKQQRLEAEKKPSEKKDN, encoded by the coding sequence GTTCTCGAGCACGTGCCACTGCTGCTGTATATCTTGGCAGCCAAAACGTTGATTCTCTGCCTGGCGTTTGCTGGGGTGAAAGTGTACCAGAGGAAGAGGCTGGAAGCGAAGCAGCAAAGGCTGGAGGCTGAGAAGAAGCCATCGGAGAAGAAGGATAACTGA
- the C2H21orf140 gene encoding uncharacterized protein C21orf140 homolog produces MRHFANPLLKTIIARSPFDSIRGKQCLQYLKTLRLLQCDGFRTVYFGETDIPESLVTGEDFSNGYFMQTPTWCIVHAGGGQGWVPWRYRMFLRDELGVKQEDSVFFEFCDVLKKAYGKCAIVVKERRRQDELRPQGNKDAEVQSHVPTASHLTSIACCPDVAKSYGHELLSLPSPYNYLNPLDSAWSSLKWFIINNRREFCLESNDNVYSYQYILFSDLISKGIERMSPSKWKTLTTKVRRWENYYLGKFSQG; encoded by the coding sequence ATGCGCCACTTTGCAAACCCTCTTTTAAAAACCATCATCGCCAGGAGCCCGTTTGATAGCATCAGGGGGAAGCAGTGTCTCCAGTATCTGAAAACCCTGCGGCTGCTGCAGTGCGATGGATTTAGGACTGTGTACTTTGGAGAGACTGATATCCCGGAAAGCCTTGTCACTGGCGAAGACTTTAGCAACGGTTACTTCATGCAAACTCCAACTTGGTGCATTGTGCATGCCGGTGGCGGTCAAGGGTGGGTGCCTTGGAGGTACCGGATGTTCCTGAGAGACGAGCTGGGTGTCAAACAAGAAGACAGCGTCTTCTTTGAGTTCTGTGACGTGCTGAAGAAGGCCTATGGGAAGTGTGCCATCGTGGTCAAAGAGAGAAGGCGGCAGGATGAGCTGAGGCCACAGGGAAACAAAGACGCCGAGGTTCAGTCTCACGTGCCCACAGCCAGCCACCTAACCAGCATCGCTTGTTGTCCAGACGTGGCCAAGTCCTATGGCCATGAgctgctctctctgccctccccttaCAATTACCTGAACCCTCTGGACTCAGCCTGGTCTTCTCTGAAATGGTTTATCATCAATAACAGGAGAGAGTTTTGTCTGGAGTCCAATGACAATGTCTATTCTTACCAGTATATACTGTTCAGTGACTTAATCAGCAAAGGGATCGAAAGGATGAGCCCAAGCAAGTGGAAAACACTAACTACCAAAGTACGGAGGTGGGAAAACTACTACTTGGGGAAATTTTCCCAAGGGTGA